DNA sequence from the Streptomyces tsukubensis genome:
CGGTGTACGACACGTACCGCAAGTCCGGGCAGCCGCTCGCGGACGTCTTCACGGCATCGGGTGTGGACACGGTCGTCTTCGACATCCAGGACGCGGGCGCACGCTTCTACACCTATATCTGGACGCTGTTCGACTGCATGGAGTCGGCGGCCATCGCGGGGAAACGATTCGTCGTCCTCGACCGGCCGAATCCGGTGACGGGCCGGGCCGCGCTGGGGCCGGTGCTGGAGATGCGGTACACCTCGTTCGTCGGCCGCCGTCCCATCGCCCAGGCGCACGGGATGACGGTCGCCGAGCTGGCGGCCCTGTTCAACGCCGAGTTCCTGAAGGACCGTCCGGTACGTCTGGAGACGGTACGGATGTCGGGCTGGCGCCGCTCCGACTTCTTCGACACCACGGGTCTGCCCTGGGTGCCGCCGAGCCCCAACATGCCGACCCCGGAGACCGCGCTGGTCTATGCGGGCACCTGTCTCTTCGAGGGCACCGAGCTGTCGGAGGGGCGGGGCACGACCCGTCCGTTCGAGCTGCTGGGGGCGCCGGGGATCGACGGGCGGTGGGCGGAGGCCGCGAACGACCTCGGGCTGCCCGGCGTGCGGTTCCGGGAAGCCTACTTCACACCGACGTTCGGCAAGCACCAGGGAAAGACCGTCGGCGGAGTGCAGCTCCATGTCCACGACCGGGCCGCCTTCGATCCGGTACGGACCGGGATCAGCCTGCTGGTGACGGCGAAGCGCAGCTGGCGCGAGTTCGCGTGGCTCCGGTCCAACCCGACCTGGCTGGACACGCTCAGCGGCACGGCGGCCGTCCGCACGATGGTGGACGCGGGGGCCGGGACGGACGAGATCACCGGCGCATGGCAGGAGGGGCTGGGGGCGTTCCGTTCCGTACGGAGGCGGTATCTGCGCTACTGAGCGCAGGCGGCGGGCCGGGCGCCGCGGCGGATGCGGCCTGCGCGCCCTCGTGGAACTGGCGCTATCCGCAGGGGCGGGACGGGGGGTTTCCCCAACTCCGGACGGAGGACTGCCGGATGGTCCGCCGGTGATCACGGACGTCAGGCTGGTGCCATGACGATCTCCGATCCGAGTACACCTCGCCGTACCGTGCTGCGCGCCGCGTCCGCCGTCGCCCTGGGCGGGCTGGTCGCTGCCACCGCCCCGGCCACCGCCGCCACCGCCGCTCCCGTGCCCCCGGCCGCCGCCGGGCCTCCCGGCCCCGATCCCCTGCCCGCGCTGCGGCGGGCGGCCCGGCCGCTCGCCGATCTGCGCCCGCTGGAGGACATGGTGGGCGCGGCGGCGATCGTCGGCGTCGGGGAAGCCACGCACAGCTCGCGGGAGTTCTTCCGCACCAAGAACCGCATCTTCCGGCAGCTGGTGGAGCACCGCGGTTTCACCACGTTCATGCTGGAGACGCCGTGGAGCAGCGGGGTGCGGCTCAACGCCTATGTGCTGCGCGGCGAGGGCGATCTGCGGCAGATCATGGAGGAGGAGTTCCAGAGTTCGTATCTGCTGTGGCGGACCCGGGAGTATCTGGACCTGCTGCGCTGGATGCGGCAGTACAACCTCCGCCGTCCGGACCGGCCGGTGCGGTTCGCGGGCAACGACTGCTCCTACGCGGGGCCCGAACTGTTCGACGCGGTGACCGCTCATGTCGCCGACCGCCGTCCGGAGCTGCTGCCCCGGCTGCGGGCGCTGTACGCGGCCTCCCGGCCCGTCGGCACCCTCCACGAGTGGACGGAGCGGTATCTGACCCGGCCGATACCGGAGCGGAGGGCGATGGCGGCGGAGGTGGCCGAGGCGCTGGAGCTGGTGGAGTCCGTCCCGGCGGGGACGGGGGCCGCCGCCCGGGAGCATGCCTGGGCCGTGCAGCACGCGCGGGCGATCGCCCAGGTCGGTGAGTTCTACACCCATGACTACTTCGCATCGGCCGAAGCGCGGGCGGAGATGATGCTCTACCGCGACCGGATCATGGCCGAGAACACGGTCCGCTGGCACCGGCTCACGGGCGAGAAGGTACTGCTGTCGGCGCACAACGGGCATGTGGGATACGAGTCCACGCGGCCCGATATGTACCCCCGGCTCCAGGGCGCCTTCATCCGGGATCTGATGGGCAGCGCCTATATATGTGCCGGTTTCACCTTCGGCCGGGGTTCGTTCAATGCCATGGACCTCGACGATCCCGCGGAGCCGATCCGCCGCTTCTCGGTGGGACCGGCCGCACCGGGCAGCAACGAGGAGACGCTGGAACGGGTCCGGCCGGGGAACGGGAACGGGAACGGGAACTACTACATCGACATGCGTACGGCGGCTCCGTCCGCGCGGCGCTGGCTGGGCCGCACCCGCCCCACCAGGAGCATCGGCAACTCCTGGCCGGAGGCGCCGCTCGACACGGATCTGCTGTCGTCCTACGACGTACTGATCCACCTCTCCCGGATCAGCGCGGCGGACCGGATCTGAGCGGATCGCGTCCCGGGTATGGCCGGGGCTCGTCTTGCGCAGGATCCTGCTGACGGGTCCGCACCTCCGGCGGGTCCGCCAGGGGGAGGGGGCGGTCATGCCGCGCTGGGACGTGGGACCGTATCAGGACATCGGCTTCGACCGGGACGGCGACGTCGATCCCGAGCAGCGGCACCGGCTGCTGGGACTGGAGGTCACCGACCTCGTGATGTTCGCCCATGGCCGGAACCACTCCCCCGTGGCGGCCCGGGAGATGTACGAGGGCTTCTTCGCCGCCCTGCCCGAGCTGGTGGGGCGGGGGGTGCGGCCGGGGTTCGCGGGCGTGGGGTGGCCGTCGATGACCTTCCCGGACGAGCCGCCCGGCCGGCCCGGGGTCTCCGGGCGGCTGCCGGGTCCACCGGCCGGGGGCGGGGCGGCCGGGGAGAAGGTCGCGGGCCCGGTGACCGCCGGGGGCGAGGGGCTGGACCCCACCGTCCGGCAGTCCCTCGTCTCCCTCTTCCCGGGGCACCGCGAGACCGTGGCCCGGATGGGGGCGCTGTTGGCGGAGCGGCCCGAATCGGCCGCGGCGGTCACCGAGTTCGGGCGGCTCGCGCGGAGGCTGGCCGAGGCGCCGGCGGGCGGGCTGGAGTCCGCCTGTTTCACGGACGATCTGCCCGGGGACGAGCAGGGGCCGCCCGCGCTGCTGTTCGAGGATCCGTTGTCGCTCTGCCGGAGGTTCGCCGGGGTGCTGGAACGGGTCGAGTCGGAGGCCGCCGGGGCCGGGTTCCGCGGTGCGCCGGGTCCGGGAGGCGAGGATCCCGGGCGCCTGGGTGCGGGGCGCGGGGGTCTGTGGCACGGGGGTGCGGGTCCGGCGGGGGTGTGCCGGGCCTCCGGGGCGCCGCAGGTCTGGCGCGGCGCCCGGGAACTGCTGCGGCAGACCACCTACTACGCGCTCAAGCGCCGGGCGGGCGCGGTCGGGGAGCTGGGGCTCGGCCCGCTCCTCGGGCAGCTCGCCCGCAGCCGCCCCGCGCTCCGGGTCCATCTGGTGGGCCACGGGCAGGGCGCCCGGCTGGTCGCGTTCGCGCTGCGCGGTCTCCCCGACGGCGTACGGACCGTGAAGTCGGTGACGCTGCTCCAGGGCGCCTTCTCGCACTATGCGTTCGCCACCGCACTGCCGCATGCCCCCGGGCGGTCCGGCGCGCTGCGGGCGATGGAGCACCGGGTGGACGGACCGGTGGTGGCCTGCCACTCGCGGTACGACAGCGCGCTCGGGGCCCTCTACCCGGTCGCCTCGGCCCCGGCGCACGACGGCCACTCCCCCGTGCCCGCCGGATCCGGGGACCCCCGCTGGTGGGCCATGGGGCACAGCGGTATCCACGGCGTCGAAGGGACGGTCCGGCTCTCGCTGGACGAGGCCCTCGCCGAGGGGTTGCCCCGGTCCGGCTGTGTGAGCGTGGACGCCTCTTCGGTGGTCCGCGACGGCGCCCCGCCGTCGGGCGCGCACGCCGATGTCCGCCGTCCGGAGCTGGCCCGGCTGGTGGTGACGGCGGGCCGGCTGGGCGACTGACCGCGCGGGCAGGGGCGTTCGGCCGCCGGGACGGGGCCCACCGGGCCGCCCCGGACACGACGGGCCGTACGGGCCCGGGGCCGGACATCGGCGTCCGGCCGGAGGTGGAACCTTGCCGCAGGCGTGTTCGTTCAGGGGAAGAGGGCGTTCAGCGCGGGCCTTTCGGGGCAGGCGGGAGGACGAGGAGGGGCGTGTCGTGCCGGGAGCGGGTTCCCCGGCCCGGTGGACGCTCGGCTGATGGCCGCCATCGGAATTCCGATGGAGCCGGATCGGGCGCTCGTACGTCCCACTTCTCGACGCCGATGTACCAGCGACGGAGGTGGCGGTGACGATGGCCGGATTCCGGAGTCTTGCGAGACAGGTGCGCGATCCGCGGTGCGATCTGGCACTGAGGCGCTATTCCCTGCGCAAGTGCCTTGAACGATTCGCCCCTTACGGGCACCGCGCGACCTGGGACCATCTGTGCGCACGGCACGGGTTCGGTCCCGAGGACCGATCCCCCGACCCGGCGAGGCTGGTGGCCGCGCTGGACGAGCTGGAGCGGGCGCGCGATATCTGGCTGGCGTACGAGGAGGAGTTCGCCGACCGCCGCAAGCGCGAGAAGCACGACGGGCTGCGGCGTCCGCCGTCCGGCGACGAATGGCACCGGAACGTCTGGGGCGGCAACGGGGTGGCGCGCTGCGACAGCCCCCGTGAGCATCCCTCGGCACCGCTCGACGAGGTGATGCGGAGACTGGTCACGGCGTTGGCGGGGGCGCCCGGCGCTCACTGCCCCGTCTGCGGGACCTCCGCGATCGTCTGGCGCCAGGTGCTGAAGAACGCCCCCTGGGCCGGTCCCGTCTGCACGGGCTGCGGCATCCTCCTCCCCCGCCCGGTGCTCACGGACGACGCGGTCGCCGCTGCCCAGCAGGCGGCGCGGCACACGGTGCTCGCCTCCGTGGCCTGAGCAAATCCGTGGCCTGAGCCTCGCGGACAGGTCCCGGAGCAGTGCCGTAACTGTCGTCGTGGGCCCGACGAGTCCGCTCGGACAGTCCCTGGGCCCCCTGGCCGTAGCAGACGGAAAATGGTTCGCCCCACTCCTTTGCCCCGCGGAGAGTGGTACCCACGCAGGGGCGCCGCCGGGCCGGCGGCGCTCGCGTGAGGCGGGCCTGATACGGGGGTGCGGGCCCGCCTCGAATCGAACCGACCCCGTCACAGCACATCACGGCACGGCACGGCAGCCGTGACGGCGACGGTGCGGCGCCGGACCGTCCGTCACCCGGCTCCGTCTCGTCCGTCCGGTGCGGTCTGTGCCTCCGCCGACTCGCACGGACCCGAAGCCTTGTCCCCGGCCGCCCCTCCATCACAGGGTCCCGATGCGTCCTTTGCGTCCTCGGCCGCCCACAGGGGACCGGGCATAAGACGGGAGCCGGGCCGTTGACGGCCGAAGGCGTCCTCGGGGTTGGACAGGGCGCAGGTCTCCAGGGAGAGGCAGCCGCAGCCGATGCACTCGGTCAGGGTGTCCCGCAGCCGCCCGAGCTGTTTGATGCGCTGGTCGAGTTCACGGCGCCAGGTCCGGGAGAGGCTTGCCCAGTCCTCGCGGTCGGGGGTCCGTTCCTCCGGCAGCTCCGCCAGGGCGTCGCGGATCGTGGACAGCGGGATACCGACGCGCTGCGCGGCCCGTACGAACGCCACCCGGCGCAGGGTGTCCCGGCTGTAGCGGCGCTGGTTTCCGCTGGTCCGGCGGCTGTGGATCAGCCCCTTGGACTCGTAGAAGTGCAGGGCCGACACGGCCGCGCCGCTGCGCTGCGAAAGCTGGCCGACCGTGAGTTCGCTGATGGTGTCGGTAGGTGGGGGCACCCTTCGAACACTACTGGGTGGTCCGTTGACACGGCCGCCGTGCCCGAGGATGCTGAGCGGACGCTCAGGCAACCGTCGGTGAGGTGTTGCACGGACCGCCGTCCGGGGCCGTACCCAACCACCGTACGACGGCGACAGCATCGCCCACCGAGAGGCAGGGACCGGGGACATGGCCGAGCCGAGGGTCTTCACCTCCGCCGCCGAACTGCAGGCCGGGATCGACGAGCCGCTGGGGCGGAGCGACTGGCTGGAGATCGACCAGAAGCGGATCGACCTCTTCGCGGAGGCGACCGGCGACCACCAGTGGATCCATGTCGACCCCGCACGGGCGGCGGACGGCCCGTTCGGAACGACCGTCGCCCACGGCTATCTGACGCTGTCGCTGCTGCCCCTGCTGGTCCCGCAGGTGCTTCGGGTCACCAGCATGAAAATGGGGCTGAACTACGGGACGGACAAGGTCCGCTTCCCCGCCCCCGTACCCGTGGGCTCGCGGCTGCGCGCCGCCGTCACCCTGACCCGTGTCGAGACGGCGAACGACGGCGGGGTGCAGGTGACCGCCCTGGTCACGGTGGAACGCGAGGGCGGCGAGAAGCCGGTGTGCGTGGCGGAGTCCGTATCGCGCTACTACTTCTGAGACCGCGGGGCGCGCCGGACTCGGGGGCCGGTGCCGCGGCCCGCGGTGCGTTCCGCCCGCCGGTCAGCGCCGGGCCGAGACCATCCGCAGCACCAGGTCCGCGTAGAGCGCGCCGACCTCCTCGGGCGTACGCCTGCCGTTGACGTTGAACCAGCGGGCGACGTCGATGCAGAGGGAGAGCACGGCCAGCGTGGTCCCGGGCACGTCCGGCACGTCGAACTCGCCCGACTCCACCCCCTCGTGGATGATCTCCCGGACCACGGCATCGCTGCGGCGCCGCAGGGCCACGATCTCGGTGCGGTGCTCGGGGGTCAGTGCGTCCAGCTCGTACTGGACCACCCGGGCCGTGTCATGGCGTCCGGCGTGCCAGCGCACGAAGGAGGAGACGGCACCGGCCAGCTTCTCGCCCGGGGTGCCGCCGCGCGCCACGGCGGTCGACAGCACCTCCAGCGCCCGGGTGTGACCGATGCTGCTGATCCGGTGGAGCAGCTCCTCCTTGGTCTTGTAGTGGATGTAGAGGGCGGCGGGGCTCATTCCGGCGCGGCTCGCGATATCGCGGGTGGTGGTGGCGTGGTAGCCCCGCTCCGCGAAGGCCGCGACCGCGGCGACGAGCAGCCTGCGCGCGGCCTCGGGCGCCACCTCGCCCCACGGGACGTCTTCGCCCCCGCAGTCGGGCGTCGTGTCGTCGGCCGCGGTCATCGGCTCTCCTTCTGCTGATCGGGGCATCACCATACCCCGAAGGTGAGCAAGCGCTTAGGTCGTCGGCACCGGGACCGGTCGGGGCCCGTCCTCAGAAGGCGGAGACGCCGGTCAGAGCCCTGCCGATGATCAGCTTCTGAATCTGGCTGGTGCCTTCGTAGAGTGTCATCACCCGGGCGTCCCGGACCAGCTTCCCGACCGGGTACTCGTCGATATAGCCATAGCCACCGTAGACCTGGAGCGCGTTGTTGGCCGCCCGGACGGCCGCCTCGGATGCGTACAGCTTCGCCTGCGACGCGGCGGTGGCGAAGTCCTCCCCCCGGTCGGCCAGACCCGCGGCCCGCCAGGTCAGCAGCCGGGCGGCGGCCACGTCCACGGAGATGTCGCTGATCAGCTCCTGGACGAGCTGATGGCCCGCGATGGGCCGGCCGAACTGCTCCCGCTCACCCGCATAGCCCACGGCCGCGTCCAGCGCGGCCTGCGCGATCCCCACACAGCCCGCGGCGACGGAGATCCGGCCCCGGGTGAGCGCGGACATCGCGACCGAGAAGCCCTTGCCCTCCGGCCCGAGCATCGCGGACGCCGGGACGCGCACCCGGTCGAGCACCAGCTCGGCGGTGGCCTGACCGCGCAGTCCGAGCTTGCCGTGGACGGGGGTCCGGGTCAGCCCCGGGCTGTCCGCGGGGACCAGGAAGGCGGAGATGCCGCGATGACCGGGGGCGCCTCCGGTCCTGGCGAAGACCAGGGCCACATCGGCCCAGGTGCCGTTGGTGATGAACATCTTGGTGCCGGTCAGGAGGTAGTCGCCGCCGTCCCGGTCCGCCCGGGTGGTCAGGTTCCCGGCGTCGGAGCCGGTGCCGGGCTCCGTCAGCCCGAAGCAGCCGAGCGCCTCGCCGGAGGTGAGCCGCGGCAGCCAGGTGCGCTTCTGCTCCTCGTCGCCCCAGGCCGCGATGGTCTTGGTGACCAGCCCGAGGGAGACGGAGACGATGCCCCGCACGGAGGAGTCGCCACGCCCCAGCTCCTCGGTGACCAGACAGTACGTCAGATGGTCACCGCCCGAGCCGCCGTAGTCGGGGTCGACGGCCAGCCCGAGGAAGCCCAGGGCACCCAGCTTCCCGACGATGGCCCGGTCGACGGTCTCGGCCCGGTCCCAGGCCGTGGCGTACGGGGCGACCTCCCGGCGTACGAAGTCCTCGGCCAGCCGGCGTACCGCCGACTGCTCGGCGTTCAGCTCCAGATCCACGTTCCCGACCCCTTTGACCAGCCCAGCCTTTAACTAGCGCTGATAGTTTTTATGGACGGGCCCTACTATGAGCCCCATGGCCCGACCCCGCAAGCCCCTCCTCAGCCGTGACCGCATCGTCGCCGCGGCAAGCGCGCTGGTGGACGCCGAGGGGCTCGACGCGGTCTCGACCCGCCGCCTCGCCGCGGAGCTGGGCGTCAGCGGCCCTTCGCTCTACAACCACTTCCGGACGAAGGACGAGATCCTCGAAGTGGTCGCGGACGCGGTCAGCGACCGGATCGACCTGTCGATGTTCGACCCGGACGACGGGCGCGACTGGCCGACCGCGCTGCACGACTGGGCGCACTCGTACCGCGCGGCCCTGCGGGCCCATCCGAACATCGTGCCGGTCTTCGCCCGCGGCCCGGGCCGCCGTCCGGCCGGGCTACGGATCGCCGACGCGGTGTTCGGCGCGATGGTGCGCGCGGGCTGGCCGCCCGCCCAGGCGACCCGGATCGGCGCGCTGATGCGCTACTTCATCACCGGCTCCGCCCTGGGCTCCTTCGCCCGGGGGTTCGTGGACGACGCGACGGCGTACGACCCCGCCGTCTATCCGCATCTGGGCCGCGCGCATCTGCTCGCGGAACACCGGGAACAGGTCGACGAAGGCGCGTTCGAGACGGGCCTGCGGGCGATCATCGACGGGCTTTCCGTCCAGTACGCGGCCCTGGGCCGGTAGCCCCCCGGCGGGCGCCGGAACAGCCCGGAGAGCCCGGAGAGCCCGGACGGCCCGCGCCCCGGCGACCGTGGAGGTCGCCGGGGCGCTGTGGGGGGAGGGAGTGGTGCGGTGGTCAGATGATGCCGAAGAGCACTCCGGCGGCGAGGACCACGAGCGAGGTGAGCGCCGCCCATTTGACGGTGAACCGGGTGTGGTCGCCGAACTCCACCTTGGCCATGCCGACGAGGACGTAGACCGCGGGCACCAGCGGGCTGGACATGTGCAGCGCCTGGCCGACGAGGGACGCCCGGGCGATCTCCAGCGGGGACACCCCGTGGGCGGCACCGGCCTCGGCGAGCACGGGCAGGACGCCGAAGTAGAAGCCGTCGTTGGACATGAAGTACGTGAGCGGCAGGCTCAGCAGACCGGTGACGATGGCCATGTGCGGGCCCATGCCCTGGGGGATGGCGTCGACCAGCCAGTCCGCCATGCTCTTGACCATTCCGGTGCCGGTGAGGACTCCGGTGAAGACGGCGGCGGCGAAGACCATTCCGGAGACGTTGAGGACGTTCTCGGCGTGGGCGCCGATCCGGGCCTTCTGCTCGGCCATGTTGGGGTAGTTGACCGTGAGCGCGAGGGCGGCACCGAGCAGGAACAGCACCGGGATGGGGAGCAGCTCCATGATCATCGCCGTGAGGAGGGCGATGGTGAGACCGGCGTTGAACCAGTAGAGCTTGGGGCGCAGGGTGGACCGGTTGGGGTCGAGGCCCTGGAAGCCGTCCGCGTCGTCGTCGCCGGGGGCAGCCGCGGAGTCGGAGGCGTCGCCGCCGGGACCGCTGACGGAGGCGGAGGAACCGGAAGAACCAGCGGAACCAGCGGAACCAGCCGTACCAGAAGTACCGGAGGCAGCCTTGTCGGTGCCCGAGCCGGTCTTGACCAGGACCGTCTCGGAGTCCTTCTCGGTCTCCAGCGCCTCGTCGAGGGAGAGGTAGCCCAGGCGCTTGCGCTCCCGCAGACCGAGGACGTACGCGAGGATGAAGACGAAGAGCAGACCCACCAGCAGCGCCGGGATCATCGGGACGAAGATGTCGGCGGCGTCGAGCTTCAGCGCGGTCGCGGCGCGGGCGGTCGGGCCGCCCCAGGGGAGGGTGTTCATCACGCCGTTGGCCGTGGCGGCGATGCCGGTCATCACGACCAGGCTCATCTTCAGGCGCTTGTAGAGGGGGTACATCGCCGAGACGGTGATCATGAAGGTGGTGGAGCCGTCGCCGTCGAGGGAGACGATCGCGGCGAGCACCGCCGTACCGACCACGACCCGCATGGGGTCGGCCTTGCAGAACCGCAGAATGCCGCGGACGATCGGGTCGAAGAGACCGACGTCGATCATCACACCGAAGTAGACGATGGCGAACATCAGCATCGCGGCGGTCGGCGCGAGATTGCCGACGCCTTCGATGACGTAGTCCCCCAGCTTGGCGCCGTCGCCGACGAGGACGCAGAAAAGCGCGGGGATCAGGACCAGCGCCGCGATGGGCGACATCTTCTTCATCATGATCAGGACCAGGAAGGTCGCGATCATCGCGAAGCCGAGGATTGTCAGCATGGGGGGCTACCTAACGTTCATCCTTGAACTCCCACCGAGTCGGCGGTCCGGATGACGTTAGGTCGCGTCAAACAGCGTTAACAAGATGTTGACGTGCGAGCAATACGAGCAAAACCCCAGGTGAACGCAGTGTCACGGCCGGAGCCCGGCCTCGCGGGGCCGACCGAGGCGCCGTCTCGCCGTACCGTACGGGGTCCGCCCGAGCGGTACGCGGCCGGTCAGCCCGCCGGATCCGCGGCCGCCTCGGGGTCGAGGGCCCCGGCCAGATAGGCCCGCAACAGCGCCCGCGCCTCCGCGATGACCGCAGGGTCCCCCTCGTCCGCGATCCGGAAGGCGAGCTGGAGCACCGCGTCCGCCGCCTCGACGGCGACCAGGACGGTCCGGCGCAGCCCGGCGTCCGGATCCCGGCCGGTCCGGGCCGCGAGAAAGCCGGTGAGCCGGTCGGCGAGCGCATGCTCGGCACCCGCGGGCGGGCCGCCGACGGGAATCCGGTACCCGAAGTCCACCAGGGAGAACCCCGGGGCGGTCCGCTTCATCAGGACGTACTCGTCGAGCACCGCGTCCAGCAGTCCGCGCCAGTCGCCCGGGGGCAGCGACGCCACCCGTTCGGCGACCCGCCCGTCGTACCGGTCGAGGTTACGGGCGGCGAGCGCGTCCACCAGCGCGCGCTTGTTGCCGAAGAACCGGTAGACGGATCCGATCGGCACCCCCGCCCGCACGGCGACCGTCCGGGTGGACAGCTCCTCGTACCCCGACTCGTCGAGCAGCTCGGCGCAGGCGTCGAGAATCCGCGTGAGCCGCTCCGCGCTGCGCGCCTGGACGGGTTCCCGCCGTAGATGGGGGTGGGGCACGCGCCCATCATGCTGCATCGGACGCGGGCGGACGGGCGCTTCACCCGGGAAGTCCACGTTCGACCGATACGGGACCCCGGGCCGCTACGGGCGTCCGCGACCGCCGGTCCCGCACCGCGGGACCGGCTGCCCGCACGGTGCCTGCACACTTCCCGCACAGCCGGACGGGGCGTCGCCGTTGACGGGGTCCCTTCGCAATCCTACGGTGGTCCATAGGATTGACGAGGGCATCCATGAAGGACCTTCCTCCGGCACCGGGAGTGGCGATGAGCGGAAGCGGGCAGACGGCACGGCGGCCCGAAGGGGCGGCGGGCGGCGGCGGGGCGGTCGAGCGGGCGCGGGAGATCGCGGGGTCGCTGGAGTACACCGGGGGATTCGGCAACGAACATGCGTCCGAGGCGCTGCCCGGGGCGCTGCCGGTCGGGCGGAACTCGCCCCAGCGCGCACCGCACGGCCTCTACGCCGAGCAGCTCAGCGGCTCCGCCTTCACCGAGCCGCGGGCGGTCAACCGGCGTTCGTGGCTCTACCGGATCCGGCCGTCGGCCGCGCATCCGCCGCTGCACCGGACCGACAACGGGAAGGTGCGCAGCGGCCCGTTCACCGAGGCGATCCCCGACCCGAACCGGCTGCGCTGGAACCCCCTGCCCGACCCCGCGCCGGGTACGGACTGGCTGGCCGGGCTCTGGACCCTGGGCGGCAACGGCGACCCCGCCGAGCGCTCCGGCATGGCCGTGCACCTGTACCACGCGAACGCGCCCATGACGGACCGGGTGTTCGGCAACTCCGACGGCGAGCTGCTGATCGTCCCGGAGTCCGGCGGGCTGCTGCTGGTGACCGAGCTGGGCAGGCTCGCGGCGCGCCCCGGGGAGGTCGCACTGATCCCCCGCGGCGTACGGTTCCGGGTCGAGCTGCTGGACGAGCGGGCCCGCGGCTACGTCTGCGAGAACTACGGCCGGCCGTTCCAGCTGCCCGACCTCGGCCCGATCGGCGCCAACGGTCTGGCCCATCCCAGGGACTTCCTCGCCCCCGTCGCCGCGTACGAGGACGTCGAGCGCCCGGTCGAGGTCGTCACCAAGTACTGCGGCCAGCTGTGGGCCGCGACGTACGACCACTCGCCGCTCGACGTCGTCGCCTGGCACGGCAACCATGTGCCGTACGTCTACGACCTGAACCGCTTCAACGTCATCGGCACCATCTCCTACGATCACCCGGACCCGTCGATCTTCACGGTCCTCACCTCCCCCACCGACACCCCCGGCCTCGCGGACGTCGACTTCGTCGTCTTCGCCCCGCGCTGGCTGGTCGGCGAGGACACGTTCCGCCCGCCGTACTTCCACCGCAACGTGATGAGCGAGTACATGGGCCTCATCCAGGGCGCGTACGACGCGAAGACCGCGGGCGAGGGCGGTTTCGTCCCGGGCGGCGGGTCGCTGCACCCGATGATGTCGGCCCACGGGCCCGACCGGGAGACCTTCGAGCGGGCGAGCGCGGCCGAGCTGAAGCCGCAGAAGCTGGACGACGGGCTCGCCTTCATGTTCGAGACCCGGCGGCCCGTGGTGGTCACCCGGCAGGCCGCGGAGGCCCGGCACCGCCAGAAGGAGTACGACAGCGTGTGGCAGGGTCTGGAGCGACACTTCCCGTCCTGACCCCACGGTCTCGCCCGACCCGGAGATACGGAGCCCCCCGTGACCTCCTCCTTCGCCCCGGATTCGCTGGTCCTCA
Encoded proteins:
- the hmgA gene encoding homogentisate 1,2-dioxygenase, encoding MSGSGQTARRPEGAAGGGGAVERAREIAGSLEYTGGFGNEHASEALPGALPVGRNSPQRAPHGLYAEQLSGSAFTEPRAVNRRSWLYRIRPSAAHPPLHRTDNGKVRSGPFTEAIPDPNRLRWNPLPDPAPGTDWLAGLWTLGGNGDPAERSGMAVHLYHANAPMTDRVFGNSDGELLIVPESGGLLLVTELGRLAARPGEVALIPRGVRFRVELLDERARGYVCENYGRPFQLPDLGPIGANGLAHPRDFLAPVAAYEDVERPVEVVTKYCGQLWAATYDHSPLDVVAWHGNHVPYVYDLNRFNVIGTISYDHPDPSIFTVLTSPTDTPGLADVDFVVFAPRWLVGEDTFRPPYFHRNVMSEYMGLIQGAYDAKTAGEGGFVPGGGSLHPMMSAHGPDRETFERASAAELKPQKLDDGLAFMFETRRPVVVTRQAAEARHRQKEYDSVWQGLERHFPS
- a CDS encoding TetR family transcriptional regulator, with protein sequence MPHPHLRREPVQARSAERLTRILDACAELLDESGYEELSTRTVAVRAGVPIGSVYRFFGNKRALVDALAARNLDRYDGRVAERVASLPPGDWRGLLDAVLDEYVLMKRTAPGFSLVDFGYRIPVGGPPAGAEHALADRLTGFLAARTGRDPDAGLRRTVLVAVEAADAVLQLAFRIADEGDPAVIAEARALLRAYLAGALDPEAAADPAG
- a CDS encoding TetR/AcrR family transcriptional regulator, yielding MARPRKPLLSRDRIVAAASALVDAEGLDAVSTRRLAAELGVSGPSLYNHFRTKDEILEVVADAVSDRIDLSMFDPDDGRDWPTALHDWAHSYRAALRAHPNIVPVFARGPGRRPAGLRIADAVFGAMVRAGWPPAQATRIGALMRYFITGSALGSFARGFVDDATAYDPAVYPHLGRAHLLAEHREQVDEGAFETGLRAIIDGLSVQYAALGR
- a CDS encoding CitMHS family transporter, with translation MLTILGFAMIATFLVLIMMKKMSPIAALVLIPALFCVLVGDGAKLGDYVIEGVGNLAPTAAMLMFAIVYFGVMIDVGLFDPIVRGILRFCKADPMRVVVGTAVLAAIVSLDGDGSTTFMITVSAMYPLYKRLKMSLVVMTGIAATANGVMNTLPWGGPTARAATALKLDAADIFVPMIPALLVGLLFVFILAYVLGLRERKRLGYLSLDEALETEKDSETVLVKTGSGTDKAASGTSGTAGSAGSAGSSGSSASVSGPGGDASDSAAAPGDDDADGFQGLDPNRSTLRPKLYWFNAGLTIALLTAMIMELLPIPVLFLLGAALALTVNYPNMAEQKARIGAHAENVLNVSGMVFAAAVFTGVLTGTGMVKSMADWLVDAIPQGMGPHMAIVTGLLSLPLTYFMSNDGFYFGVLPVLAEAGAAHGVSPLEIARASLVGQALHMSSPLVPAVYVLVGMAKVEFGDHTRFTVKWAALTSLVVLAAGVLFGII